In Calliopsis andreniformis isolate RMS-2024a chromosome 9, iyCalAndr_principal, whole genome shotgun sequence, the genomic window CGTCCAAATCTGTAGTATGAAATATACAATGAATCAGTGATCAGGGATGAAagattttttctaattttttttatgtCTGACCTTGCAAATTTGATATGGATCCAGGTGGACTGTCTACATAAAGTGCACTGTTCCCTATATTATTGCTTCTCCTATGAATAACACCAAGTAGATGCCTCTGCAGTTCGCCTGCTAAACTCGGTCTAATTGTCCTCGGCTCGTGAGTGAGTTTCAAGGTTGCATTGACGAAGACACCCCCTTGTCCTTGACTCACATCTCCCTGGTAGACGGCATTTATCGAGGAACCCATGTACTCATCCGAAAATGGTGTCATCGACATGGCAGATTCGATCTAAGAAAACGAATAAAAAATTGTCATAAATttcttacaattttttaatataatcaGAAGTAGATTTCACTCACAGCTCGATTTGCTTCGTACGCTAGTGTCTGATACGCTTCAGAATCTCTGTCggtgaatcctcgatcccatACGACCCTTTTATCGTAAATTTTGTCCACCCTGATCGATACCACAATACTGACAATTTCTACCAATAGAAATTTCCAAGTTAGTACAAATGATCAGTGTGAAACTCTGCTTATTATAGATTTGATATTTTACGAACTTTTACACGGCAAAGAGTGCTGCAGCCTGGCATATCCTGGCTTACAGTGACAGGCAGACACTCCTTGAATTGTGGCACACGCTTCGTGTTGACTGATATCGCACGTGCTTGTGTCACCAACGATGCAAGTATCGATTCTGACCGGTGGTTGAGTGGGTCTTCTAGGGAATGTTGGTCTTCGAATGGGTCCAGTGGGTCTTGGACTTGCGGTTGGAGAATCAGGTTGCGCAACTGCAAATCTGCATAAAACATATTACAGTCATGAGGTTGTCGAAGAACTAAAGTGAATTTATATCCTTAAGGAAACGAACCCTGTGCCAACGATGGGTGGAGGTTGCGTTCTAGTCGGTTGAGGCTGAGCTTGCACGTGGGTGGAAGTTCGATCTGagttttcaaaaagatggaggtACGTTCTTTTTCCGTCGATGCTGACGAATCCTTGACCCTCAACCGCGGAAGTTAAGATCACCTCTGCGTTTCCTGCGTTAACTGGTACTCTAACGCCTTCTCCTAATTAAAGGAAGAGAGAATATAGAAGTCTGTTCATGCAAATATCGTACAGTTAAACGGGCTATTGGTTACCAGAGCCTCCACCGCCAGGGCCTTGGACAGCCGAGACCGTGACATCAAAAATATCACCAAGAGGTGGATGTCTCGGTGGTGCGTAAGGTCGTTGGGTGGCCAGTCCTTGAGGTCCTGTGTAATCTAAGGTATCGTCAAGGACAATTCCAGGCCGGGGTCGGTAAGCATAGCGATCCGTGGGGGCTACAAAGGAGATTAATTGAGCATAGCCAGCTTTACCGGGTGTACAAAGGAACTTAATTGAGCATACTTATTCGCGAAGGCCACGGGAATACTTCATTATAGACTGAATGCGACATTATCGTTTTATCGAATGAAAAAACTCACGGAGCGTGCGTTTCAGCAAACTTCCTACCTGAATTCTTCGTGAACGTGTTGGCGACAGGAGTATGAACGATACTTTTCTCCGTGGTTGATGTGACTTTCGTGAACATTGAAGGCAGGCTTTCTGTTGGGGTTGCGAGGCTCGATGTGCTCGTCGAACTTTCATAATCGGGCGATCTGCTCGGCTCCAAAGCCGTTGTGTTCGATGCACTCGAAGAATTATTCACATTGTTACCAGAAGGAATGGCAGTCGCCTGAATGACCGATTTAGTCGTCGTAGGTTCAATCACGTGCACTGACGAACTGGTCTCGATATTTAACGTGGAAGTGGAGAAGGATTTCGTCGACGATTTGGAAATAGTCGAACTGCTAGTGGAAGTGGAGTCTCGAGAAGTACCAATCTTTGAAGATTTCGTAGGCTTGATTTCCAATGGTATGACAGGCTTTGGCTGATCATCGTTTGTTTGATTAGATTTGCTAGCATTGAATCCACTCGTTTTCTCATTATTTAACTTATTTTCTTTAGATGGAGACTGATGCTTATTATTCTCCTTTTTCGAATCTTCAAGCTCCGGTTTCTTCGACGGGCTCACCGTAGTTTTATCATTCTTCGTGGTTCCACCTTCATCGTGGTTCTTGGTTACATTCTCCAGATTATTAACAGTAGTTTCATTCTGATCGATGTCTTCCTTTTTCGTAGAGGATTCCTCTGTTTCCTGAGTCTCGGGTTTCGAATCGAAATGATGTTTATCCGAGTGTTTCTCATCTGGATCTTTCTCTCGGTGGAAACTGGAATCCAGCGAGGGTGGCAGgggtttatacggtggaactggCCGTCTGTTTCCTCCTAGATATCAGACATGGCCATCAGTGATAACATTCAAGAAAAACGaagtattataaaaattattaacCACGTTCTGATACAATACCTGGCCGATTCCATGTCCATGGCCGATTTCCCTGTGGCACGATCTGTTCGGGCAAGGGAACTCCATTTACAAAAGGTCTGATAGGCCTTTCTGGTGGCAATTGGTTAACTACAGGCCTATCGGGAGCAGGTGGCTTCTCAAACGGATAAGGTTGATCAGGAGGTGGGGGTGGGTTCATTCCAGGCGTATCGAAATCAGGTGGTAATGGTGGAACGTCAGAAATTCTCGGAGGACCTCTGTTATTAATTCTGTAAAACAAGAAAACGCCTTGTAATACAAATTCCTCTTACAATGGATGATGTGACCGTTGGAGCAAATAATTTACCTGGTGGCTTGAATGGGCTTGAGAGGTCTCACGGTATGGGCGGCGACATTTACGTTCCCATTGAGCAGCTTGACGATGCCCGTGATGATGTCCTGTATGTCAGGATTCGCTTGACGTTGTCCTGGCGAGGCAGTCTGCAGAATGGGAGGCGGAGCATGATCGCTATAGATCCTCGGCGTCTCTTGACGAGCTTGTCTTTGTTGATCTATCGCTTGCAGATAATGTGCTCGTTGATTCGACACTCCAGCCAGGTGATGGGGCTCCGACAAGAGTTTTGGTCTCTGCGGAGCCCCTTGTCCTTCCCCCGACATGGATTGGCTCGTTGTGGGCGCTATGCTGTTAACAAACACAGAGGAAAACCCTCTTCGTTCACTTTCCCAACAACTCATCCAATTATTATCGACTTCTATTGGAAGATTGACTGACTTACTGGTAATATTCGCCCGGCTTTACTTCTATATTGTTTCCATCAATTTGGTCGACGTGCTTCGACGAAGTCAACTCGTCGATAGCCTCGTCGAGGCCAGTGTCTTCGTCCTCGAACCTCACATCGTTCTTATCGAAATTATCGATGCTCTTCGAGCTCTCCAATTGAAACGCCGGCACGGTTCTCTGGAACGTCGGCGATCCATCACGGTGGAACACGCTGGACGTCCTTTCCGGTCCCATGTACGCGCTGGCACTGAGAATCACGTCCTCCTTGGAGGAGCGAGAGGACGTTGGATCGTTTTGGATAGCCAACACACCTGCACATAGTTAAACAGTCATTTTCATTGCTGTCTTTTACGCTTCTAATTTTCTGTGAAAGCGCTTCTAATTTCCATAAAATTACACCTATGCCTATGGAGTGCTTCTTCTACGTGCACAGAAAAATGTATATGCTCTGAAAACAAGACACTTAATTATATCACGGTTAATGAGAGTCTCATCTACGTGAGAAGCACTCGATTCGTAAATGCCAAAAGCAGTTTCGCCTGGAACGGTACTTTCGAGCGACTTTTTGCACCTTCGTTCATTTTTCCCCATCGATCAAAAGTGTGCACCTGTTCTTTTCGAATAGTAGGCTTGGGGAAGCATCGGAAGGAGTGGCGTGTATCTATCGGACGAGCTTGAAATCATCGTGGTAGTCGCAAGAAATGTTGTGTTGTCGATAACCATGGAAGGGTCGCGATGGAGAGTCACAAAAACTAGAGAAGATCCACGGTCGATCGGCAAGGAGAACGGTACTCGAACGGTTGACATTCTCGAGGCCGGTATATCGAGTGGTTTGACCAATCGTGGACGTGACGCGTATGAAATTACTACGTTCCATCCTCCTCTCTCTCCCCTCACTGCTCCTTTATTCTTTTGCATTCTCGTTCCGTCACACCTTCCGCCTTTTCGTCGCAGAAAAAAGATGGTCGGCATCGAACACCTCGCTTTCGTCAGAAACCAATTATCCACCAGTCCGGAGCTCTCTTCGATTTTCATTCGCGAATCGCCATTTATCACGCGATCAGGGGTCTCGCTATTATACCCCGATATCGCTTTTATCGTGGCTGGCGATTCACGATCGCGTTCAAGCAGTGTCCAGTATTGAAATTGCGCGGCAGACGGGACAGAAACAATGGGGGCTTTTCATGCAACAATTCAGCGATGCGCGAAGCAATTTGAGTGAAACTGCAATTGCAGACCGACGGATAGATCGCCGCATATAGATAGTAACGATTGGTGTCCTGAATATCAGCGTGAAAATGTGGAATACTAACCGAGATAATTAATCGTTTCGATCATACGCCATACAAGTTTTCTCCACCACCGTGACGCTTCGATTTTGTCGAAAGTCGCAATCCTTGAACGGCTGCACGTCAAGCTTTGTTTCTTAGAAAGTGCACCTGTATAGTATAGCATTTTCCTCTactttttccttctttttagACCTTTCACCATCTTACAACGATTATTTGAAGTCGTTCATTACCTCAAGACAATTTCCCTTCTTATCGAAATAACAAAAATTTCTTCTAGCTTTAATCGTCAAATCGATTTCACAGATATTTACGAGCAGCAAAGAATAAGTGCTTTAATTAGTATTTCCCTAGATTAATGTCTCCTAGAGGAAGGAACGAGTAATTTTTCTGCAATTAATGTTTATAGTTCGTTGAATCTACGTACTGCTCTGGGGTAATTAATTATTCATCAGCGAAACAGTGAATAGCTGAACCGAGAAACACATTAGCGTCTTTAGAGTCTTGATTCGACTTTTCGATCACCTGCAGCCAGAAACTGTCGATTCTTGACATATCGCAAAAATCTCGCTGATCATCTGAGACTTTTTTCTTAAATCCCAACCAGCTTGACGGTCCATCTCGCTAATTGCTCATTAAGAGCCGTGCGAAGCGACACGATTTTCGAACCGCTGCCCGCTCGCGGTTGTAATTAAACCAACTGCTGCGCAGCTTCGTTCTACCCAACGAGCATCATGCTCTCGATCTTCCCTCCACGATCCTCCTAGATAAAACCTTTCGAGATCGTCAAGAACTGGCCAACCATCTAAAAAACTTCTCAAGTGTTCATCAAACACCTTCAATCATTTTCCCTGAAGAAATTCAAATCGCTCTGCTCGAACGAAACTACAGTTATCCTCTTGGTACACGCGCCAATTAATTCAATTTTCCCTCCGCCATTATGGCAACGCCTAGGCATTGTTTTAGAACAGGACGCTCCATTATCGCCgtcaagattattacggtttcgGTTGTAGCTAGCATTAGATCGTCAAGTACTGAAGTTCATTTGCGCGATATGCATTACGAGCTCAGCAGGACAGAGTTACGATCCAGCGTGAGAATCCAAGGAAATTACACAGTTGTTAGTATCTAGACCAGCGTGACACAACCGATGATAAGTTCTATTGCAAGTACCGTATAACTACATCTTGTTCGTGTTCAGAATTTCTCTTATTTTATCGTCGAAGGAATTTGTCACCTGCTATAGCCAGTAATTAACCGACTGCGTTGTCGAGACTTCATGTCTACAGGAGAATCACGTTCCACTCGATAGATTCTATCGGTAGACACGCAGTTAGAACTTAGAACGTTCGTTACCGAGGACTTTCGTTTCCTATTTAGATCGGTGGTAGCGTTGACGGCAacgtataaataataattataaacgcTGGCTGCATGCTGCGAACAAGTAACGGTGGTTCGCCAACAGCGTAACCTTCCCAACGTGAGAGCATTGGATAGGGATGCCGTGAGAATGTAGGTGAATTGCATGGTTGATCCTGTCGCGACGAGCGGAATGCAGCCTGTTGGTCAAGCTCGAATCTTCGAGTGTAGTGAATCATTCAGGAGGCCAAGATTCTCATCTGTCAGGGATTAACGAGCGATCGTCGGTTAAAATAATCAACGATGCGCGTTCCAGGGATTAATCAATCCAATCCCATCCTTTAGGAGCGAGCACCAGCTAAGCAATTAATTGTGGAAGATTTTGAAGTTTCCTGGTGCCTCGCTGCGTGCTTTACTCGAGCCAGGAGTTGCTCAAGCGTCAAGACATTTTTCCCTCCAAAGGAGAACTATTCACCGCTTCACAGATGAGCAACTTCGAGAATACAGGAGAGTCGCGAGACTTCAAGTTCGCGGTAAACACAGTCTGTGCCTCACGAGGTAACGAGGTAACACAGTTCTGTCTTATATATAAGGCATCCGTAAAAAATATTACCGGTTCTAGATACCACCTTCGATTGCCTTGCGAGATACGTATACTCTGATAATATTTAACACTGGACTCTAGCTAATGGAACCTCGCGTGCACGCGATTAATGACCTTCGTTCCCTCCCCTTTTCATCAATTACTTTAATTGCTCCCCGTTTTCAATTATCAGAACACCCCTGGTGCTCGCGGTTCACCGCTGCTTTGTTCATTCACCGCCGATCGATTACACGAGCAAAAGGAAGATCGATGAAGGTGATACTGCGAGTGGCGTGAAATGGTCGTAAACTATCCTGCAGGAAAGGCGTACCAATGATAGAAGTTTCTAAAAATTCCTAAATGTGTGAATGTTCGCTGAAGACTGCCTGGAGCGACGTTCGACCCTGTGACGCAATTCTGTCATACAGGACGACTCTAAGGCAAGAAGAAAGAAACGTCGAAGGGGTTTATCCGTGGAAGCGTAGACCGAGCTATGCGCCGTCTCTCGAGGCGGTAACGGCAGAGTTAACGGTACACCATTCCAGCCCAATATTTATTCTTTTCGCCAGCGAACGCGACATTCGGTCGCCCCTCCGCGAGATTCGACAGGTGTCTGGTTCGAGTTCTACCTTCTTCATGGCGAATACTTTCAGGAAAAGTGCGCTTGCTCCTTGAAGAAACGAAATCTCCAACGATGAGCCAGTGGACTTTCCGTTCTGTCGCATACGAAGCGATTTCGTGACACTTTCACGACTAGCGTGGTTAGGCGAAAGTCGAGTGACGAAACTCCCTGCCGGATCTGTTTCTTTGTGTTTTAACCCGCGTCGACGGTGAGACGTTACGCACCGCATGTAAATTCCGGTAGTTACGTAAACGAGTAGTCGATATCGCAGATGAAATTAAGGAAAAAAACTCTTGAGAGGTGTATGGGCTCCTGCTGGTCGATGACTCGAGGACCTTGACTATTGGACCTCGCCTAGACTGCGAAATGCTTCATTTGCATATGCCACCTGGACCGGTTGAGTCTAAATTCGGAGGTGGTTCTCTTCGATGACTGTTCAACAACTATTGTAGTTACTTTCGAAGtaaaagttttcaattttttgcGGTTAATTTTTTTTCCTGCTAGCCAAAATGCTTTCGATCGCATTTGCAAACTACGAACGTATGTATTATCACTCTTCCGCTGACTTTTTAAGTCCAAGGTGTGAAAATGTTGGATACACATACGTGCCAGGACACGAGTGCGCGGTCATGCTTGCAGCTTTCTCCTCTGCCGTTTCTTAAACTCGCCTCTGTGACGTGTAGGTATATTTCGTTTTACGTATAGAAATTTTCTCCAGTAGCTTCTATTCTCTATAGTGTCTGAATATTTAATTATCTCTTTTTTTTGCTCGGTGGGGACTCAATGGTCTTCGCACGAGCGAATGAAGCTAATTGCCGCAAGCTTTACTGTacctttaaataatttatacgcGAGGATCAACCGTCCATGGACGGGTCGATGAACTTTTTTTTCATCTTTCCACGATCGACTATCTAGCTATAACTTTACCTTGCATTTACAAGATTCTCATAGCGATTGTGAATCATTTATGTTTATCAGCAGCGTCTGCGCCGCGAATTATCCGGAACCGGATATGTTCCTACTTACGTACCCCTTTCACAGAAATAATAAATCATCACCGGTTGTCATTTCCCACTGCAATTACGAAAAGTCAATTACTCAAACTTTGCAATGATCCTGCGAAGTCGACCTGCATCGTGGGATGCACGGAAGAAAAATAATTGGGAATATTTCGCAGAATTACAAAGTTGTAGCATCGTGTACTTGACGATGCCATTATCGTTGGTAGCTGAATCAAAACCTCAGGATATTGCCTTTTATCTCGACGACCTGCAGCCTTGAACGACATGGAGTTTTCGACAGGGGTCAAGATACCGGTTCAGCATTGAACCGCACGTGGCTGCTTTAAAAGCTCATCGGACAGGTTCACACGTTAACCGGTTGAATATTCGCATTCTCTCCTGGGTAACTAACAATCGCCGAGGCTAAAAGCTAATCCAACCTTGAGTCTTCCATAAAAATATTCGCGATGATCATTAGCATCAGTGGAACACGCGAAACGGCGTAGAAAGCGTGCCTCGAGTCATCTTGATCGGAATTCCAAATTACCTCTCAACATGGATGGCTTACTCGTGTATTCTCAAACACGATAAACGACCTGCGGATAATCTAGATTCTCTCTAAACAAGCGTCTCCACCTCAAACTTTCCCATTTAATCTCGATACGCCACCTGGTCCCTATCCAAGCCAGTTCGGAAAGTGGATCGAAATCAGGATCGCCTGTGGACTTACCTGCGAGTATCAGGATCGACAAGGTCACGAGGACCCTCGGCCCCGTGTGTCCTGGCATCCTCGATCCCTGCACGGATTGCGGTCGAACGGTGAGCCGCGGTTACTCTTCCCGATCAAGGTCAAGCCTAATGTCAAGGACACGGTAAAGGATTTCCTCAGGAGTGCCAGTAGCTGGACCAGTCGTTATCGTTGCGAAACGTGCCACGATACCAGCCGCTCGCCGCCATTTTGGATTGCAAACCTATGCCAAGTAAAAACGTCGAGCATCGTGGAAACATTGATGCCCCCGGCCCGTCATTCTTTCCTTTGCTCGTCCTATCCTTCCCCTCCGATGCGTTTTTTCTCCTCTTTTATTCGGTCTCGCACTCTCGCGCACGCCGGTTGACCTACTTGGCCACGGTTAGGTCCGGTGTACGCGTCAGCTTTTCGGTAGGCTATTCCCAACAATATTCGTCACCTGTTTCTTAGTTTCCAAAACCTCGCGCCACAATTTTCCCTGTTAAGACTTTCTACCAGGTTCCTGGTGTATCACCGTGGCTTCAATGCGGGCAGACGTCACACGGAGATACGTCCTGTGTCCTTATTTGACCAGGAAGTTTCACTTGAAGCTGAAATTTCGAAACGTTCAACCTGGACGCAGGGCTTCGTTTCCCTGCCGACAGCTCGGCTTCTTTTCCCTTGCTAAATAAACGTTATTCTACATATTTTAATTTCTCGATTTCTTCTGCATAATTCACAATAGTTGGCGCGAATCACGTTTAACTTGTATCACAAAATCACACCGATGTTCAATCGCACCAATCTATAGGAAGTTTGATCTTCGACTTAGCACCGAATTACCATCTGCAGACAGGACCACCAGACTTTCTCGCCAAATTTCTGTAGCACCGAGGACGCGAGCTGGTCAGACGATTTCATTCGGTAAAACCGTGACCAGAAGAAGGAACTTGTTTCTCGTAGAAGGAACGAaaaccttcaatgctcgatcgtgTTTCGTTCGAGGTTCGCTTCACGGTCGTTCACACGGGACTGGCTTACGGTGAGGACGGTCATACACGGTTTCTCCCACTTTAACTATGCCATGCTACACCATGGTGCACTATACCTCGCTCTTCTGGAGTATATACGTCACGTCTTCGTGGCTCGCTTCCACCATGCTGAGCTCGCACGTCCACTCAACTCCTGTTCCCCCCTCTCTTCATCGAAATTTCTCTCTCCATCCCTTTTTCGTTCGCCCCTTTCTCCGTCTCTTGTTCCCTCTTCCCTCAGCATCTCGAATGGGCAGCTCTACCTCGACCTACCTTTCGACGCTT contains:
- the Pwn gene encoding calcium-binding EGF-like domain-containing protein pawn; the protein is MPGHTGPRVLVTLSILILAGVLAIQNDPTSSRSSKEDVILSASAYMGPERTSSVFHRDGSPTFQRTVPAFQLESSKSIDNFDKNDVRFEDEDTGLDEAIDELTSSKHVDQIDGNNIEVKPGEYYHIAPTTSQSMSGEGQGAPQRPKLLSEPHHLAGVSNQRAHYLQAIDQQRQARQETPRIYSDHAPPPILQTASPGQRQANPDIQDIITGIVKLLNGNVNVAAHTVRPLKPIQATRINNRGPPRISDVPPLPPDFDTPGMNPPPPPDQPYPFEKPPAPDRPVVNQLPPERPIRPFVNGVPLPEQIVPQGNRPWTWNRPGGNRRPVPPYKPLPPSLDSSFHREKDPDEKHSDKHHFDSKPETQETEESSTKKEDIDQNETTVNNLENVTKNHDEGGTTKNDKTTVSPSKKPELEDSKKENNKHQSPSKENKLNNEKTSGFNASKSNQTNDDQPKPVIPLEIKPTKSSKIGTSRDSTSTSSSTISKSSTKSFSTSTLNIETSSSVHVIEPTTTKSVIQATAIPSGNNVNNSSSASNTTALEPSRSPDYESSTSTSSLATPTESLPSMFTKVTSTTEKSIVHTPVANTFTKNSAPTDRYAYRPRPGIVLDDTLDYTGPQGLATQRPYAPPRHPPLGDIFDVTVSAVQGPGGGGSGEGVRVPVNAGNAEVILTSAVEGQGFVSIDGKRTYLHLFENSDRTSTHVQAQPQPTRTQPPPIVGTGFAVAQPDSPTASPRPTGPIRRPTFPRRPTQPPVRIDTCIVGDTSTCDISQHEACATIQGVSACHCKPGYARLQHSLPCKKIVSIVVSIRVDKIYDKRVVWDRGFTDRDSEAYQTLAYEANRAIESAMSMTPFSDEYMGSSINAVYQGDVSQGQGGVFVNATLKLTHEPRTIRPSLAGELQRHLLGVIHRRSNNIGNSALYVDSPPGSISNLQDLDECASSELNDCHSSATCTNNWGGFTCSCNPGLKDPHKDNLNESGRTCISCPSTYCNNRGSCSYQGDQMQCTCTGNYYGAQCEVDGEVLGVAIGASVAALIIIVLTLVCLVMWSRRWSREQKSVGSPVYGYIQGGIPGTLPGTLARVGSVGTLASVKQGPPTNLPPYMWAHFGDHMATANVYATEPMGPTRPSSAVFGYPPINVHGTLPPVPLPRLQAPLRPRQRHQPDPDSSDSEPQDKDRADLIPQHSGFHVPRPKSRSSLANQSGIYNDVEYDQGDVHHLSKNNIPMSTYRPYYRT